Within Harpia harpyja isolate bHarHar1 chromosome 4, bHarHar1 primary haplotype, whole genome shotgun sequence, the genomic segment TTGAGCTCCCATAGTCCCACGGCTAGTCCCACTGCACAGATGCGTTCTGGAGTATTACCAGTAATGCTAGCTCCTCATCCTACCAACTGTGGCATGGTGAAGCTCCCGTGTGGGTTTTTCCCTGCGGTCGCAGGCAGAGTAGGGATGGTGTGATGGATGCTAGCGTTACACACACCACACAGAAGCCCTGTAGTCTGAAGAATTTTGCTGGTAGATACAGACCCAACAGGGCAAAACCAGGAGCAGATTTCATGATAAACTGTATCATGAAATGCCGAGCCCACTGTAGAAAAGGCTTGTTCATAGTATGGGCTGGTGAAGAAAGAGGTCTTCCATGCTAACCTCTGCTCAGCTGAGCACTGGTCTTCAGAGGAATCCAGGATTTGGGGGACTTCTCTTTTCACTTCTGAGAGATTATCCATACACTTTGTGCAAACAGCTGTCAGACAGGAAACCCTCACCTGGAAAACCCTTTTAAGAATACTTCTGTTTATCATTGTGTCAGACCATTTCTTTAGATGTGAAAGGCTCCATTTGACATCATTGAAcacctgcttttaaaataatttccatttacAGCAACAGTTTAACATCCTGGATTTTCTACCTGACTAATGTGGATGTGCATTAAATCTACATTTCCTCCCCACGTTGCTTGTATTTGCCTCCATCCCCACCATCTGCCATTTTCCACCACTGATGCAATCTTCCTTTTTTGGCTGTCAGGTTAGATGAAGGCAACCTACCCAAAGAAATAAACCTCGTGGAAGATTACTTTCAGTTGGTACAGCATGAGTACAAGAAGTGGCAGGAGAATGCTGAGCCTGCTAGAAGAGAGACCTGCTCCAGGAACAGACAGGAACGGTCTTTTTCCCAGCTCTCCCTCTTACAGGTGAAATGTGAAACGCCGAATTGCCCTTTCTACATGTCTGTGAACACCCAGCCCTACTGCCATGAGTGTTTTGAGCACAGGTCCCaaggaagcaaaggaagaaagcagaccTCTAAAGCAGCACCTGAGAAACTGAAGGCAGCTGGGTCGGGCTCCTCCCGTGGGGACGTTTGTGAACCTGGGGGATGGACGTCCGAAGGGCCTGTAACAGGGCCTCGTTCGGCACCTCCAACTGCTCCGAGCCTTTTCCTATACAGCGAGACCACGGCCATGAAATGCAGGACACCAGACTGCCCCTTTACATTGAATGTGCAACACAATGGGCTTTGCGAACGCTGCTACAATTCCAGACAGCTTGGTCCTTGCAATAACTTGGATGATCGGAGACATTTAGACTATGCCACATGCAAAGTGTGCCGTCAGAAGGCCAACAGGACCTTCAATGGTATATGCAGCACTTGCTTCAAAAGGTCTACAGAGCGCTCCTCAAACGGCAGCCCCGCTTTCCTGCCCACATGCCACCAGAGATCGACATCTGACCCGTCCCAGATCTCGCAGAGCCTCCTCCAGCACTCCTGCCATCAGGCTCCCAACAGCTGCGGCGAAGAGCCCCCACCGCCGGCACTGCCTCccgaggagaagagaggaggtaACCTCTGCAGGAAACCTGGCTGCAAGTTTTTTGGGACATTGCAAAATGAGGGCTTTTGCACGCTGTGTTTCTTTGAGTACAGGGAAAACCACGGTAAGTGGAGGTGGGGTGAGCTTTGGCACACTTTTTGCCGGCTGCAGTTCAGCCTCCTTGAGCTATGGAGCTCTGCATGCACTGGGTGCTAAAAGGGCAGAGGGTGATGGAAATGGTGTGGAGCAGAAGCAGCGGTGTGAGGAGAAGGTGCTTTTTTGGCCATTAGTAGCCCATAAAGGGGCACACAGTAACAGTGGGGAAATCTGTGAAATCTCTTGTAAAACTTCCCTGTAAAGCTGTAAAACAGCTTTCATGGAAGCAAAACTAGCTCAAGAGGGGGTGGGTTTTGATACCTCCCCACGATCCACTGCAATCGTGGTTTGGTATGAATTTTCCTTCACAGCTAGACAAGTTGTAGGGGTCAGTGAGGGAAATGCTGTTGTACTGATGGTACTGAAAACCAGTTATGTTAGCAAGGTTTTTAAAAAGCTTGGGATGAATTTGAAGATCTGTATCCGTATCCGTTCTGGATGTAACAGGTATAACACTCTGGAGTAACTACTGAAGTCGCCTTGATGAGCAGAGCAAGCAGAAGTTGACTGTAGCTAATGTGCTTGTGTTTTGGAGTACATTGTTATAATCGATTAGGAGTGTATTGTTATAATCTACCTTGAAATCTTTCTCGGTAATATCATGcgtgtgcatgcacgtgtgtgtTTAAAGGCAGGCCTTCAAAAAGGTAATAGTCCGTGAATAAATCACATCATGAAATCATCTTTCATGCTACTGCCCTGTTACAGGCAAAGAGCCCTCGGGTATAGAGGGTGAAAGGCACATGTAAGAGAATTATTGCTTATCTCTTAAGACTTTCATTTTTGACAAGTGTGCCAATAGAaacatagaaaggtttgggtcagaagggacctttaaagatcatctagtccaacccccctgccatgggcagggacatctttcacaaTGCTACGCTTTCCACATACTTTCCAATTAGGAACTTCTATGCCAGCTTGCAATAGCTTATTTTCCAGCATTGTTCACaatgaaaatttttccttttgattgTGCAGTATGTAAGATTGCTTCATGAGATTAAAAAGCGTAAGGCACTTTTTCCCCATAAGCTCTGTGCCACTGTACTTCTACTACCTGATGTGCCTGAAATGGGGGAGGCCAAAAGGCAAGTGTCAGGGTAGGTCACGGATGACATGTTGAAGCCAAAGGTGAAATTCCTCTTGACTTCAATGGGATCTAGTTTTCCCACTGAGGGCAAGTTTTTCCCAAATCAGCTCTTTCAACAACTTCCGATATGAAAATCAGGCTGTATTAGCTCCCTTATTTATGTAACATAAAGGAAAGTGCACCAACTGAGGGGTCTCAGGATTGTCAAAAACCCGTGTTTGAGGctagtagaattttttttttttttaattttttttttctttttaaactgggGAGCTTTTTATAGTTGCTTTGGGTCATCAGATCTATTGGGCACATTCAAACTCCTCCTGTCCTTACTTTGCATTACAGACAGTGCTTTGCTACGCCACCAGAGGAGATCTCAGAGGAAGTCCTCGGCAGTGGGGCAGCCGGGGACCTCCGCTGCCACCTTCCGTAACACCGTGTCCTGCCAGCGGCGTGACTGCGGCACCCTGGGCAGCACGATGCTCGAGGGGTACTGCCAGAACTGCTTCATTAAAGCCCAGAACCAGCGATTTCAGGAAGCCAGGAGGACAGAAGAACAGCTGGTGAGACAGCCAGAAGTAAGTATGAACTTCTCAAAATCTTCCTCTTGTTTAGTGCTGCACGTTTTTCTCTTGTGCGAACAACTCAGGATGTGTACTAGAAAATCCTCAAACGACTGCATCCGAAGTATCATGGAAAGACAAGCGTAGAGCATCTCatgattttttcctgttgcagcTGAGCAGCACTCCTAAGAGTCGTTCTCAGTTTAGGGTTATCATGGCCGTGCTCAGTTTTACCTCAGCTGGGAATTTGCCAGCAAttttagtggaagcaattggaCCAACAGTTGGTTTGTTTGCTGGTTGGAGAGAGATTTTCATTCTTACCCTTAGAGCTATGCAACTGCATCAAGGGGTTTAGTCCGCCTCATGTTGCCTTTTTCATTGAGCCCATTACAGATTTTCTGtgttccagatttttttttttttcttatttggtttattttggcCCTTTTAGAATTGAGAGTTACCAAAgataaaaaccatttttttctaagaaatgaCAGAATTTGAGATTTTCTTTGGTAAAGCCCAACTTGGCTCTTGGTATTGTACTTTTCAGAAGCAGCATGTGTCTGCAACAACCCCCAGTGGTAAACTATACAAACCATGAGCAGAGTtgaaagtaaatgaaaaaccGCTTGTGCTGCCAGCATGGCAACTGACAAtgtgttttaacatttttcaagAGAACAGGACAGCACAGAGGTTCGCAGCAAGCAGCGTTGAGTAGCCAGAAGAGACAGTGTGCTGTGGCTTCGTGTAGAAACAACCTGGCCTGCAGAAGCGATGACTTGTGCCAGGAGTGCCAGCGCCTCGGTCAGCTTCCACCGTCGGGGAGTGCCAGGGACCTGGCTGCAGAGGAGCCCCCAAAGCAACGCTGCCGAGCCCCTGCTTGTGATCACTATGGCAATGCCAAGTGCAACGGCTACTGCAATGAATGCTACCAGTTCAAACAGATCTATGGGTAGCGGCGGGGAGGAGTTGGTAAAgaacaagaaagcaaaaccagctaCTTCCTTCACTGAAACGGTGCTATGTCCAAAACACTTAACAGTCCTgggagtggggagcagggggaaatATAAGCTGTCTGCTAGTATTCCTGTTTATTCCCAAGAACAGGAATAAGCATCTACTTCCTCTAAACACTGCATACAAGGACTGCTGAGAAGGGCAGGTTGCCTTCTGCACAGAGCTGTTGTTCATGACTAAGCTCCTACAATGCTGTATTTAATTCTTGGACTTCCCAGGAGGAAGTGTGAAGCATTTGAATCCAAAGAACTTCCCGATTCTGCCTCTCTCTCAATACATCACCTGCTCCCAGGTGAGGAGCCGTGGCTACTGTTGGAGGTGCAGGAGCTCTTTGCATTGGCGTACATCAGTCAGAGGCAAGTCTCTCCTGAGAGGGATCCCCCAGGACAGGCTGATGCAACTTGCAGTTGATGTCTGAAGAAACTTGCTTTGGGTTGCCGATGTCCTTGCTGGTGTTCTTACAGAGCTCATCAAGGCAGGAGCTCCCACAGGCGTTCAGGGTGTTAACGGCGAGCGGTTCTGTGTTTGCAGAGCCCTCGGCAAACCGCAGCCAGAAACAAGACTGGCAGTGGTCTGCTCCTTTAACACGCTTAACCCAACTAGCATTTAGGTCCTTTCCCAAATCCCAAGACAGCTGGAAAGACAGGTGATTACAGAAGCAACTTTCATGAGCATACGCATGTGATGGGAAGATGGAATCCTCCCTTCCTACTCATATGGAAGGAATTGCCtccaacagacaaaaaaacccccaaacccctttgtCTTCAGCTTCAGTTCTGAAACCAAAACAACTCTTTTCTCTTGCATTGTAACTGTCAGAATATGTGTGCTGCTGttcacacacaccccctgccccccgccaTTTCTgtcacatttcttccttttatccttAATGTGATTCTGTTAACATACTAACAGCTTGGAGCTCAGTAACAGAGTGCTTTAGGGTCAAGATTTTACTCCCGGAATTCATGCATCCACTTCTCAATCTGCAATACTTTCTTTAGTGACCTTGCCTTTACTGTTGCGCCTGGTACCTGCTTCTCTCCTTTCAATTTCCTTTTAAGTTTTCAGCATCTGTTTTGCTGCTATGATTTTGGAGGTGATACCTCTTCTAAGTTGCTTCTCAAGTTTAGAATCTTTTtctaattattaaaaaacagtttttaaaaagaaaaaaaaaacctcatgacttatttctgttaaattttatatattttgtgAACCTTAATGTGAacatatgttttattaaaatatttatattatttgaaACAATGCAACTTGAAATTTGCACAGTTAGGactttttttacatatatttactCTTGTGTTGAAAGTTACAAACTTAAATGTAtaattgaaaaacattttctgatataaagaaataaattattgaaGGATTGAATTTGCTATTTTATATTGATGAGAGAGAGCGCAGCTGAGCATGGACACCCCctgaagaaagcatttctgttcagGACCACCATTCAGTGTGTTACCAAGTGCTCCCTGGTTCAGATGATGTAGCCAAGCGCTTTGAGGCGGCGATAATTTGCTGTAAGCCTCTGCATACCCTCACTTTACATCATTGTCCTCTCGGGAAGAGCTCCCGGGGCCATGGTGTGCAGTCAGTGTGCATAAGGACTTAGCTCCTGTGGGTGCAGAGTATCTTCAGTCCCCAGAACTATGGGCATGGGAGCATAAGGGTGGTGCAGGACCAGGCTGCAAGGGAAGCTAAGGTAGACTGACTTGactttgctttcttcattcaTCCATCAGTTATGCCAAGGATTCCCAAACGACGTTGCTTGAGTGCCACTTTGGGAGGTGGTGATGGCAGCAGGTGATGCCCACCTCTGCCCAGCCATGCGTGCAGCCCCAAAGGCACAGGCCAGCCCTACCACCGCCCCTCACCAGGGGCAGCAGGGAAGCCTTTTGGTCATGGTGTCTGGGTTGCTCGATAGCTCCTGAAAAGCAAGTTGACAGCTGCTACTTGAAAAAGTACTTGaaagcagtgttttcttctcATCCCAAGCTCAGCCTAACC encodes:
- the TNFAIP3 gene encoding tumor necrosis factor alpha-induced protein 3 isoform X1, with product MSSRNMAGQHILPQALYQSNMLKAMKIRERTPEDLVKPPSGIIHHFRTMHRYTIEMFRMCQFCPQFRETLQKALTDQATQTSLERQRKLNWCMEVRRLVPLKTNGDGNCLMHAASQYMWGIEDIDLVLRKTLFSALREIDTRNFKLRWQREAIKSQEFVETGLHYDTRNWEEEWEYLIEMTSPETSGARNRLPYNALEEIHIFILANILRRPVIVLADKVVRSLESGSSFAPLNVGGIYLPLLWPAEECYRYPIVLGYDNMHFTPLVTLKDSGPEIRAVPLVTSERGRFEDLSVHFLTDAEEREKEQLLKDYLIVIEIPVQGWDHGTTHLINAAKLDEGNLPKEINLVEDYFQLVQHEYKKWQENAEPARRETCSRNRQERSFSQLSLLQVKCETPNCPFYMSVNTQPYCHECFEHRSQGSKGRKQTSKAAPEKLKAAGSGSSRGDVCEPGGWTSEGPVTGPRSAPPTAPSLFLYSETTAMKCRTPDCPFTLNVQHNGLCERCYNSRQLGPCNNLDDRRHLDYATCKVCRQKANRTFNGICSTCFKRSTERSSNGSPAFLPTCHQRSTSDPSQISQSLLQHSCHQAPNSCGEEPPPPALPPEEKRGGNLCRKPGCKFFGTLQNEGFCTLCFFEYRENHDSALLRHQRRSQRKSSAVGQPGTSAATFRNTVSCQRRDCGTLGSTMLEGYCQNCFIKAQNQRFQEARRTEEQLVRQPERTGQHRGSQQAALSSQKRQCAVASCRNNLACRSDDLCQECQRLGQLPPSGSARDLAAEEPPKQRCRAPACDHYGNAKCNGYCNECYQFKQIYG
- the TNFAIP3 gene encoding tumor necrosis factor alpha-induced protein 3 isoform X2; translation: MSSRNMAGQHILPQALYQSNMLKAMKIRERTPEDLVKPPSGIIHHFRTMHRYTIEMFRMCQFCPQFRETLQKALTDQATQTSLERQRKLNWCMEVRRLVPLKTNGDGNCLMHAASQYMWGIEDIDLVLRKTLFSALREIDTRNFKLRWQREAIKSQEFVETGLHYDTRNWEEEWEYLIEMTSPETSGARNRLPYNALEEIHIFILANILRRPVIVLADKVVRSLESGSSFAPLNVGGIYLPLLWPAEECYRYPIVLGYDNMHFTPLVTLKDSGPEIRAVPLVTSERGRFEDLSVHFLTDAEEREKEQLLKDYLIVIEIPVQGWDHGTTHLINAAKLDEGNLPKEINLVEDYFQLVQHEYKKWQENAEPARRETCSRNRQERSFSQLSLLQVKCETPNCPFYMSVNTQPYCHECFEHRSQGSKGRKQTSKAAPEKLKAAGSGSSRGDVCEPGGWTSEGPVTGPRSAPPTAPSLFLYSETTAMKCRTPDCPFTLNVQHNGLCERCYNSRQLGPCNNLDDRRHLDYATCKVCRQKANRTFNGICSTCFKRSTERSSNGSPAFLPTCHQRSTSDPSQISQSLLQHSCHQAPNSCGEEPPPPALPPEEKRGGNLCRKPGCKFFGTLQNEGFCTLCFFEYRENHDSALLRHQRRSQRKSSAVGQPGTSAATFRNTVSCQRRDCGTLGSTMLEGYCQNCFIKAQNQRFQEARRTEEQLVRQPEKQHVSATTPSGKLYKP